The Microbacterium sp. LWO12-1.2 genome includes a window with the following:
- a CDS encoding FAD-binding and (Fe-S)-binding domain-containing protein, whose product MSTTLAEPLDPALLGASTQVHSRSIDRFARAHDASHYLLIPDAVLSPTDADGVARAFGAVRAAGRTLTFRSGGTSLSGQGVSGDILVDTRSHFRDIRVEDDGDTVRVGPGATVRQVNTRLTRYRRKLGPDPASEIACTIGGVVANNSSGMACGITENSYQTIRSMRVVLPSGTILDTGAADAEAQLRAAEPALAEGLLALRARLLASPDRVAFLRQQFSMKNTMGYGLNALLDFEDPVRILEHLIIGSEGTLAFVAEATFRTIQVRSAIATGLLVFETLSAAMAALPALTDLGLATIELLDAASLRVAQGLSDVPAAIAEIDVQGHAALLVEVHAADAEALIASRAVAQAHFDTLPLTVAPRLTTDAAERAALWHVRKGLYTAVAGARPSGTTALLEDIVVPVDRLLVTCERLIDLFAAHGYEGSVIFGHAKDGNVHFLLNERFDDADSVARYRRFTDDLVELVLGQQGSLKAEHGTGRIMAPFVRRQYGDELTDMMWEIKRLFDPDLILNPGVVLSDDPDSYLHDLKRVPTVESEVDRCVECGYCEPTCPSKSITLTPRQRIVIRRDMAWAEEQGDTTLLQELKADYDYEGVQTCAVDGMCGVACPVDINTGDLVRRLRAEQSSKLEDTVWDAAAKGWAAVTRVGGTALTFAATMPAPLVKGITQAGRAVLGADTVPLYDGGLPRGGTRAPAAQNPADARAVFFGACIGTMFGAEGHGEGSRDAVRALLDRAGIAVVIPEDAGGMCCGTPWKSKGHLAGYDRMTERVLSSLWAASRHGELPVVCDAASCTEGLHTMLAKSVAEYPEYAALVIEDATTYIAREVLPRVTVSAKLDSVAVHPTCSTTALGATGALTEIAAAVASDVFVPDGWGCCAFAGDRGMLHPELTASATEVESAEVHAADADRGGFDAFVSANRTCEIGMTRATGHPYRHVVEVLEELTRG is encoded by the coding sequence GTGTCGACCACCCTCGCCGAACCCCTGGACCCCGCCCTTCTCGGGGCATCGACGCAGGTGCACTCGCGCTCGATCGACCGCTTCGCACGCGCGCACGATGCCTCCCACTACCTGCTGATCCCCGACGCGGTGCTCTCCCCCACAGATGCCGACGGGGTGGCACGCGCCTTCGGAGCCGTGCGCGCGGCCGGGCGCACGCTCACCTTCCGCTCCGGAGGAACGAGTCTCTCCGGTCAGGGCGTCAGCGGCGATATCCTCGTCGACACCCGCAGCCACTTTCGGGACATCCGCGTCGAGGACGACGGCGACACGGTGCGCGTCGGCCCCGGCGCGACCGTGCGCCAGGTCAATACCCGTCTCACTCGCTACCGTCGCAAGCTCGGCCCCGACCCGGCCAGCGAGATCGCCTGCACGATCGGCGGTGTCGTGGCGAACAACTCCAGCGGGATGGCGTGCGGCATCACCGAGAACTCGTACCAGACCATTCGCTCGATGCGTGTCGTGCTCCCCAGCGGGACGATCCTCGACACCGGCGCTGCCGACGCCGAAGCCCAGCTGCGCGCGGCGGAACCCGCCCTCGCCGAGGGCCTGCTCGCGCTGCGCGCGCGACTGCTGGCATCGCCCGACCGCGTCGCGTTCCTCCGCCAGCAGTTCTCCATGAAGAACACGATGGGTTACGGGCTCAACGCACTGCTCGACTTCGAGGATCCGGTGCGCATCCTCGAACACCTGATCATCGGCTCGGAGGGAACGCTCGCGTTCGTGGCCGAGGCGACCTTCCGCACGATCCAGGTGCGCTCCGCCATCGCGACAGGGCTGCTCGTGTTCGAGACGCTGTCCGCCGCCATGGCCGCGCTGCCCGCGCTCACCGACCTCGGACTCGCGACGATCGAGCTGCTCGACGCCGCCTCGCTCCGCGTCGCCCAGGGACTGAGCGACGTTCCGGCAGCCATCGCCGAGATCGACGTCCAGGGTCACGCCGCGCTCCTCGTCGAGGTGCACGCGGCGGATGCCGAGGCGCTGATCGCATCCCGCGCAGTGGCTCAAGCCCACTTCGATACGCTGCCGCTCACCGTCGCACCGAGGCTCACCACCGATGCCGCCGAACGTGCCGCACTCTGGCACGTGCGCAAGGGGCTCTACACGGCCGTGGCCGGGGCACGTCCCTCCGGCACGACCGCGCTCCTCGAAGACATCGTGGTTCCGGTCGATCGGCTGCTCGTCACGTGCGAGCGGCTGATCGACCTGTTCGCGGCGCACGGGTACGAGGGCTCCGTCATCTTCGGCCATGCCAAGGACGGCAACGTGCACTTCCTGCTCAACGAGCGCTTCGACGACGCGGACAGCGTCGCTCGCTACCGGCGCTTCACGGATGACCTCGTCGAGTTGGTGCTCGGCCAGCAGGGCTCGTTGAAGGCCGAGCACGGCACCGGTCGGATCATGGCCCCCTTCGTCCGCCGGCAGTACGGCGATGAGCTGACCGACATGATGTGGGAGATCAAGCGCCTCTTCGATCCCGATCTCATCCTCAACCCGGGTGTGGTGCTCTCCGATGACCCTGACTCGTACCTGCACGATCTGAAGCGAGTGCCCACGGTCGAGAGCGAGGTGGACCGCTGCGTCGAGTGCGGCTACTGCGAGCCCACGTGTCCGAGCAAGAGCATCACCCTCACGCCTCGCCAGCGCATCGTGATCAGGCGTGACATGGCCTGGGCCGAGGAGCAGGGCGACACGACCCTGCTCCAGGAATTGAAGGCCGACTACGACTACGAAGGCGTTCAGACCTGCGCCGTCGACGGCATGTGCGGCGTCGCCTGTCCTGTCGACATCAACACGGGCGACCTGGTGCGGCGCCTGCGCGCAGAACAGTCGTCGAAGCTCGAGGACACGGTGTGGGATGCCGCGGCGAAGGGGTGGGCGGCCGTGACGCGCGTCGGCGGCACTGCGCTGACTTTCGCCGCAACGATGCCCGCCCCCCTCGTGAAGGGCATCACACAGGCCGGCCGCGCCGTCCTCGGCGCAGATACCGTGCCGCTCTACGACGGCGGACTCCCCCGCGGCGGCACCAGAGCACCGGCGGCGCAGAACCCCGCCGATGCGAGAGCGGTGTTCTTCGGCGCCTGCATCGGCACAATGTTCGGGGCTGAGGGCCATGGTGAAGGCTCGCGCGACGCGGTGCGCGCACTGCTCGACCGCGCCGGGATCGCCGTCGTGATCCCCGAGGACGCCGGCGGGATGTGCTGCGGCACACCATGGAAGTCGAAGGGCCACCTCGCCGGCTACGACCGGATGACGGAGCGCGTGCTCTCTTCCCTGTGGGCGGCCAGCCGGCACGGCGAACTCCCGGTCGTGTGCGACGCGGCATCCTGCACCGAAGGCCTGCACACCATGCTCGCGAAGTCCGTCGCCGAGTACCCCGAGTACGCCGCGCTCGTGATCGAGGACGCGACGACCTACATCGCCAGGGAGGTGCTCCCCCGCGTGACCGTGTCGGCCAAGCTCGACAGCGTCGCGGTCCATCCGACCTGCTCGACGACCGCACTGGGAGCGACCGGCGCGCTCACCGAGATCGCCGCGGCCGTGGCATCCGATGTGTTCGTGCCGGACGGCTGGGGATGCTGCGCCTTCGCCGGCGACCGCGGCATGCTGCACCCTGAGCTCACCGCCAGCGCGACCGAGGTCGAATCGGCCGAAGTCCACGCCGCGGATGCCGACCGAGGCGGCTTCGACGCGTTCGTCTCGGCGAACCGCACCTGTGAGATCGGTATGACCCGCGCGACCGGCCACCCCTATCGTCACGTGGTCGAGGTGCTCGAGGAGCTCACGCGCGGCTGA
- a CDS encoding GntR family transcriptional regulator has protein sequence MTITEAALGVVGVVDAVTAQLRGRILSGDIRSGAPLTEAAVSQAFGVARPSAKAAIEQLVASGLLERTAHRSARVVGIDPDTVRDVYRTRTRLESAALRELATRRAVPPAAMAANAEILAMKPGPDPATVDPDLRFHTALIDALDSERTGRMYRSVLDEVRLCMAQVQGRRLLDASAIATQHAEILDAVAAGDGQRAAELLDAHLSSAEERLVEALTAE, from the coding sequence ATGACGATCACAGAAGCCGCCCTCGGCGTCGTCGGCGTGGTGGACGCAGTGACGGCGCAGCTGCGCGGACGGATCCTCAGCGGCGACATCCGCTCCGGCGCTCCACTGACTGAGGCAGCGGTCTCCCAGGCGTTCGGGGTGGCCAGGCCCAGTGCGAAGGCCGCGATCGAGCAGCTGGTCGCGTCAGGGCTCCTGGAGCGCACGGCGCATCGGAGCGCCCGAGTGGTGGGCATCGACCCCGACACGGTTCGCGATGTCTATCGGACGCGGACGCGCCTGGAGAGCGCGGCACTGCGCGAGCTCGCCACGCGACGTGCGGTCCCTCCGGCGGCGATGGCGGCGAATGCCGAGATCCTGGCCATGAAGCCGGGCCCGGACCCGGCGACGGTCGACCCCGACCTGCGGTTCCACACCGCACTCATCGATGCCCTGGACAGCGAGCGTACGGGGCGCATGTACCGCAGCGTCCTCGACGAAGTGCGGCTCTGCATGGCCCAGGTCCAGGGGCGAAGGCTCCTGGACGCCTCGGCGATCGCCACCCAGCACGCCGAGATCCTCGACGCGGTGGCAGCGGGGGACGGTCAGCGTGCCGCCGAGCTTCTGGACGCGCATCTCTCCTCCGCGGAGGAGAGACTGGTCGAGGCGCTCACCGCCGAATAG
- the serA gene encoding phosphoglycerate dehydrogenase, with the protein MPKPVVLIAEVLSPATIEALGPDFDVRDVDGTDREALFAALSDADAVLVRSATRIDEEALAHAPKLKVVARAGVGLDNVDIKAATAAGVMVVNAPTSNIVSAAELTVGHILSLARRIPAAHASLSAGQWKRSSFTGAELFEKTVGIVGLGRIGALVAARLSAFDMRVVAYDPYVTSARAQQLGVQLLSLDELVAESDFLTIHMPKTPETTGMIGAEQFKAMKPTAFVVNVARGGLIDEVALHEALVAGEIAGAGLDVFTSEPPAEGGTARPLLDLPNVVVTPHLGASTEEAQEKAGVSVARSVRLALGGDLVPDAVNVAGGVIDPYVRPGISLVEKLGQIFAALATSPLTSLDVEVHGELNDYDVSVLKLAALKGVFTNIVSETVSYVNAPLLAEQRGIAVRLLKDDVSDEYRNIITLSGALSDGSQLSVSGTLTGPKQAEKLVGINDHTLELPIEKHHVVMLYTDRPGIVAVYGQKFGEAGINIAGMQIARQAAGAQALSVLTLDSPVSEELLEDVSAAIDADLFRQIELTEV; encoded by the coding sequence GTGCCGAAGCCCGTCGTCCTCATCGCCGAAGTTCTCTCTCCCGCCACGATCGAGGCTCTGGGCCCCGACTTCGACGTCCGTGACGTCGACGGCACCGACCGCGAGGCGCTCTTCGCCGCGCTGTCCGATGCGGATGCGGTGCTGGTCCGATCCGCCACGCGCATCGATGAGGAGGCACTGGCGCACGCTCCGAAGCTCAAGGTGGTCGCTCGGGCCGGCGTCGGCCTCGACAACGTCGACATCAAGGCCGCGACCGCGGCGGGTGTCATGGTCGTCAACGCGCCGACCTCCAACATCGTCTCGGCAGCCGAGCTCACGGTCGGACACATCCTGAGCCTCGCGCGCCGCATCCCCGCCGCGCACGCCTCGCTGTCGGCCGGGCAGTGGAAGCGCAGCTCCTTCACGGGTGCTGAGCTCTTCGAGAAGACCGTCGGAATCGTGGGTCTCGGTCGTATCGGCGCGCTGGTCGCCGCGCGTCTCTCCGCGTTCGACATGCGCGTGGTCGCCTACGACCCCTACGTCACCTCGGCTCGCGCACAGCAGCTCGGAGTGCAGCTCCTCTCGCTCGACGAACTCGTCGCCGAGTCGGACTTCCTCACCATCCACATGCCGAAGACGCCCGAGACCACCGGGATGATCGGCGCCGAGCAGTTCAAGGCCATGAAGCCGACCGCCTTCGTGGTGAACGTCGCGCGCGGCGGACTGATCGACGAGGTCGCCCTGCACGAGGCGCTGGTCGCCGGCGAGATCGCCGGTGCCGGTCTCGACGTGTTCACCTCCGAGCCTCCTGCGGAGGGCGGCACGGCTCGTCCGCTGCTCGACCTGCCCAATGTCGTCGTCACCCCGCACCTCGGGGCGAGCACGGAAGAGGCGCAGGAGAAGGCCGGCGTCTCGGTCGCGCGTTCCGTGCGCCTGGCGCTCGGCGGAGACCTCGTGCCGGATGCCGTCAACGTGGCCGGCGGCGTCATCGACCCGTACGTGCGTCCCGGTATCTCGTTGGTCGAGAAGCTCGGTCAGATCTTCGCCGCGCTGGCGACCTCGCCGCTCACGAGCCTCGACGTCGAGGTGCACGGCGAGCTGAACGACTACGACGTCAGCGTGCTCAAGCTGGCGGCGCTCAAGGGCGTGTTCACGAACATCGTGAGCGAGACCGTGTCGTACGTGAACGCTCCGCTGCTCGCCGAGCAGCGCGGCATCGCCGTGCGTCTGCTCAAGGATGACGTGAGTGACGAGTACCGCAACATCATCACGCTCAGCGGTGCGCTCTCCGACGGCTCGCAGCTCTCGGTCTCCGGCACGCTGACCGGACCGAAGCAGGCGGAGAAGCTGGTCGGGATCAACGACCACACGCTCGAGTTGCCGATCGAGAAGCACCATGTCGTGATGCTCTACACCGACCGTCCCGGAATCGTGGCCGTGTACGGCCAGAAGTTCGGTGAGGCCGGGATCAACATCGCCGGCATGCAGATCGCGCGTCAGGCTGCAGGCGCTCAGGCGCTGAGCGTTCTCACGCTCGACTCACCGGTGTCGGAGGAACTGCTCGAAGACGTCAGTGCTGCGATCGATGCCGATCTGTTCCGCCAGATCGAGCTCACCGAAGTCTGA
- a CDS encoding TetR/AcrR family transcriptional regulator: protein MPRPPLARERVLDAFEAIVIADGERAATLEATAKAAGVSKGGLLYHFGSKDELEAGMLERLDALTTADLARMAAAEEGPVAYYVRTSVMEDDALDRALIATTRLAQGGSIPAADMLRHTRGRWADEIRPHVRDATSLDLVMLLSDGLYFNNSLDVHGPERLVPHREELAALIELVLRATS, encoded by the coding sequence ATGCCCCGACCACCCCTGGCCCGTGAACGCGTCCTCGATGCCTTCGAAGCCATCGTCATCGCCGACGGAGAACGGGCGGCAACCCTCGAAGCCACGGCGAAGGCGGCAGGTGTCTCCAAGGGCGGCCTCCTCTACCACTTCGGCTCCAAGGACGAGCTCGAGGCCGGCATGCTGGAACGTCTGGACGCCCTCACGACCGCCGACCTGGCACGCATGGCCGCAGCGGAAGAAGGACCGGTGGCGTACTACGTGCGCACCTCCGTCATGGAGGACGACGCCCTGGACCGAGCACTCATCGCGACCACGCGCCTCGCGCAGGGCGGCTCCATTCCCGCCGCCGACATGCTGCGGCACACGCGGGGACGGTGGGCCGACGAGATCCGTCCGCACGTCCGCGATGCTACGAGCCTCGATCTGGTGATGCTGCTCAGCGACGGCCTCTATTTCAACAACTCGCTCGACGTGCACGGCCCCGAGCGGTTGGTCCCGCATCGCGAAGAACTCGCCGCGCTCATCGAGCTGGTGCTCCGCGCCACGTCCTGA
- a CDS encoding MFS transporter — MTRTASIPTTETDAPRVGARGWAALVVLMLPVLLVSVDNTVLSFALPEISIALAPSGAEQLWIIDVYPLVLAGLLVTMGTLGDRFGRRKMLLIGATGFAAVSALAAFAPTAGLLIAARALLGFFGAMLMPSTLSLLRSIFQNRDQRRMAIAVWASAFSAGSALGPIVGGFLLEHFAWGSVFLIAVPVLIPLLIAAPLLVPESRDPNPGRIDPISIALSMAAMIPVVYAIKSLAVDGPSLTAGGWALLGIVMGYLFVRRQLRADIPMLDMALFRRGSFSGAILVNLLSVVALVGFLYFVSQHLQLVLGLSPMTAGLALVPGMLAMIVAGLTVVPISRRVPPHVVVPAGLAFSVAGYLIVAFTTHEHGVAPLVIAFVVLGIGIGAAETISNELILSSAPAEKAGAASAVSETAYELGAVLGTAILGGLITAFYRGALVLPEGLPAEVMHAAKETLAGAYTAAHELPAALGDALWEAASAAFGSGVMVTSLIGAALVVVAGVIAAVTLRTRTSH; from the coding sequence ATGACCCGTACTGCGTCGATCCCGACGACAGAGACGGATGCTCCCCGCGTCGGAGCCCGTGGCTGGGCGGCGCTCGTCGTCCTCATGCTGCCGGTGCTGCTGGTGTCGGTGGACAACACGGTGCTGAGCTTCGCGCTTCCCGAGATCTCCATCGCGCTCGCGCCTTCGGGCGCCGAGCAGCTGTGGATCATCGACGTCTATCCCCTCGTGCTCGCCGGACTCCTGGTGACCATGGGGACGCTCGGCGACCGCTTCGGCCGCAGGAAGATGCTCCTGATCGGAGCGACCGGGTTCGCAGCGGTCTCCGCTCTCGCTGCCTTCGCACCGACGGCCGGCCTGCTGATCGCCGCCCGCGCGCTCCTCGGCTTCTTCGGGGCGATGCTCATGCCCTCGACCCTCTCGCTCCTGCGCTCGATCTTCCAGAACCGCGATCAGCGCCGCATGGCGATCGCGGTGTGGGCATCCGCGTTCTCGGCGGGCTCCGCACTCGGTCCGATCGTGGGCGGCTTCCTCCTCGAGCACTTCGCCTGGGGATCGGTGTTCCTCATCGCTGTCCCGGTGCTCATTCCGCTTCTCATCGCCGCACCCTTGCTCGTGCCGGAGAGCCGTGACCCGAACCCGGGCCGCATCGACCCGATCAGCATCGCACTGTCGATGGCGGCGATGATCCCCGTGGTCTACGCGATCAAGTCCCTCGCGGTCGACGGCCCCAGCCTCACGGCGGGCGGGTGGGCGCTCCTGGGCATCGTGATGGGCTACCTGTTCGTGCGGCGTCAGCTGCGCGCCGACATCCCGATGCTCGACATGGCGCTGTTCCGCCGAGGATCGTTCTCCGGCGCAATCCTGGTGAACCTGCTCAGCGTCGTCGCGCTGGTCGGCTTCCTCTACTTCGTGTCGCAGCACCTGCAGCTCGTCCTCGGCCTCTCGCCGATGACGGCGGGTCTGGCGCTCGTGCCGGGAATGCTCGCGATGATCGTCGCAGGTCTCACGGTGGTGCCGATCTCACGTCGGGTACCGCCGCACGTGGTGGTCCCCGCCGGACTCGCGTTCTCGGTGGCGGGATACCTGATCGTGGCGTTCACGACGCACGAGCACGGAGTCGCACCGCTGGTGATCGCCTTCGTGGTGCTCGGCATCGGCATCGGTGCCGCCGAGACGATCTCGAACGAGCTCATCCTCTCGAGTGCGCCGGCGGAGAAGGCGGGCGCGGCCAGCGCGGTCTCCGAGACCGCCTACGAGCTCGGCGCCGTTCTCGGTACCGCGATCCTGGGTGGCCTCATCACCGCGTTCTACCGGGGAGCGCTCGTGCTGCCGGAGGGGCTGCCGGCCGAGGTGATGCACGCGGCCAAGGAGACTCTGGCCGGCGCGTACACCGCGGCCCACGAGTTGCCTGCCGCTCTCGGCGACGCTCTCTGGGAAGCAGCATCCGCGGCATTCGGCTCCGGTGTCATGGTGACGTCGTTGATCGGCGCGGCATTGGTCGTGGTGGCCGGTGTGATCGCGGCCGTCACACTGCGCACGCGCACCTCGCACTGA
- a CDS encoding 3-isopropylmalate dehydrogenase — protein sequence MSRVVKLAVIPGDGIGPEVIAEAEKVLDAVTADSDVRFEKTRFSLGAGRFLETGDTLTDDDLAAITAQDAILLGAVGGTPGDPRLKDANIERGLLLKLRFTLDHYVNLRPSKLFVGAPGPLANPGDIDFVVVREGTEGPYVGNGGAIRVGTPHEIANETSVNTAFGVERVVSHAFQLAARRRQKLTLVHKTNVLVHAGAIWKRIVDEVATEHPDVTVDYLHVDAATIFLVTDPARFDVIVTDNLFGDILTDLAGAVTGGIGLAASGNINPDGTFPSMFEPVHGSAPDIAGQQKADPTAAILSIALLLDHLGFSAEAARVSAAVEADIAGRSGARSTAEIGSAITARL from the coding sequence ATGTCGCGTGTCGTGAAGCTGGCCGTCATCCCCGGAGACGGGATCGGCCCTGAGGTCATCGCCGAAGCGGAGAAGGTGCTCGACGCGGTCACCGCCGACAGCGACGTCCGCTTCGAGAAGACGCGCTTCTCGCTCGGCGCCGGACGCTTCCTCGAGACCGGCGACACGCTGACCGACGACGACCTCGCCGCGATCACGGCGCAGGACGCGATCCTTCTCGGAGCCGTCGGCGGAACGCCGGGCGACCCCCGTTTGAAGGACGCGAACATCGAGCGCGGTCTGCTGCTGAAGCTGCGCTTCACGCTCGACCACTACGTGAACCTGCGACCCTCGAAGTTGTTCGTCGGCGCACCGGGCCCGCTGGCGAACCCCGGTGACATCGACTTCGTCGTGGTGCGTGAAGGCACGGAAGGACCGTACGTGGGCAACGGCGGCGCGATCCGCGTGGGAACCCCGCATGAGATCGCGAACGAGACCTCGGTCAACACGGCCTTCGGTGTCGAGCGCGTCGTGAGCCACGCCTTCCAGCTGGCCGCGCGCCGGCGTCAGAAACTGACGCTCGTGCACAAGACCAACGTGCTCGTGCACGCCGGCGCGATCTGGAAGCGCATCGTCGACGAGGTCGCCACGGAGCACCCTGACGTCACGGTCGACTACCTGCACGTGGACGCGGCGACGATCTTCCTCGTCACCGACCCTGCGCGCTTCGACGTGATCGTCACCGACAACCTCTTCGGTGACATCCTCACCGACCTCGCCGGTGCCGTCACGGGCGGTATCGGCTTGGCGGCGTCCGGGAACATCAACCCGGACGGCACCTTCCCCTCGATGTTCGAGCCGGTGCACGGATCGGCTCCCGACATCGCAGGGCAGCAGAAGGCGGACCCGACGGCGGCGATCCTCTCGATCGCGCTGCTGCTGGACCACCTCGGATTCTCGGCCGAGGCTGCGCGCGTCAGCGCCGCCGTCGAGGCCGATATCGCGGGTCGCAGCGGCGCCCGCTCCACCGCGGAGATCGGCTCCGCGATCACCGCCCGCCTCTGA
- a CDS encoding branched-chain amino acid aminotransferase, giving the protein MTTIDAETAVAPLDFAVTKNLAAATPARVAEVLENPGFGVVFTDHMVDICWSAKGGWHRPRVQPYGPIPLDPAASVLHYAQEIFEGIKAYRHEDGSIHTFRPDRNAARLQASARRLALPELPTEYFIQSLRELVAVDGRWVPSGADQSLYLRPFMFAKEAFLGVRAAQKVAYYVIASPAGAYFSGGVKPVRIWLSEDYARAGKGGTGKAKTGGNYASSLLAQSEASAKGCDQVVFLNENRFVEELGGMNVVFVFKDGRVVTPESDSILEGITRDSLLQLAEDRGYTVEKRPISIDEWRSGVASGEIVEVFACGTAAVVTPIGALVGDGFDEPQPLGELALSLREELTDIQYGRREDKHGWLLRLDA; this is encoded by the coding sequence ATGACGACCATCGATGCTGAGACGGCCGTGGCGCCGCTCGATTTCGCCGTGACCAAGAACCTTGCTGCGGCGACGCCCGCACGAGTCGCCGAAGTGCTCGAGAACCCGGGCTTCGGCGTCGTGTTCACCGATCACATGGTCGACATCTGCTGGTCGGCCAAGGGGGGATGGCACCGTCCGCGGGTGCAGCCGTATGGCCCGATCCCGCTCGACCCCGCCGCGTCCGTGCTGCACTACGCCCAGGAGATCTTCGAGGGCATCAAGGCGTACCGCCACGAGGACGGCTCGATCCACACGTTCCGCCCCGACCGCAACGCCGCGCGACTGCAGGCGAGCGCCCGGCGCCTGGCACTGCCGGAGCTGCCGACGGAGTACTTCATCCAGTCGCTGCGTGAGCTCGTGGCCGTCGACGGCCGGTGGGTGCCGTCCGGGGCTGACCAGAGCCTGTACCTGCGGCCGTTCATGTTCGCCAAGGAGGCGTTCCTCGGCGTCCGCGCGGCACAGAAGGTCGCCTACTACGTGATCGCGAGCCCCGCCGGCGCCTACTTCTCCGGTGGCGTGAAGCCGGTGCGCATCTGGCTGTCCGAGGACTACGCGCGTGCGGGCAAGGGCGGCACGGGCAAGGCGAAGACCGGCGGCAACTACGCGTCGAGCCTGCTCGCGCAGAGCGAGGCGAGCGCGAAGGGCTGCGACCAGGTCGTGTTCCTGAACGAGAACCGCTTCGTCGAGGAGCTCGGCGGCATGAACGTCGTGTTCGTCTTCAAGGACGGCCGCGTCGTGACGCCCGAGTCGGACAGCATCCTGGAGGGCATCACGCGCGACTCGCTGCTGCAGCTCGCCGAGGATCGCGGCTACACCGTGGAGAAGCGACCGATCTCGATCGACGAGTGGCGTTCCGGCGTGGCTTCCGGCGAGATCGTCGAGGTCTTCGCCTGCGGTACCGCCGCGGTCGTGACTCCGATCGGCGCCCTGGTGGGCGACGGCTTCGACGAGCCGCAGCCGCTGGGTGAGCTCGCCCTCTCGCTGCGCGAGGAGCTGACCGACATCCAGTACGGCCGCCGCGAGGACAAGCACGGCTGGCTGCTGCGTCTCGACGCCTGA
- a CDS encoding fumarylacetoacetate hydrolase family protein — translation MKIARFSHDDAIMYGIIDGSDLVVLAGDPLFVGYETTGDRVPLADAVLLAPVIPRSKVVCVGKNYHDHAAEMGGVAPEEPLLFLKPNTSVIGPGDVIVRPALSERTEYEGELAVVIGKIAKNVKAADALDHVLGYTIGNDVTARDLQRKDGQWSRAKGFDTFCPLGPVIETDFDLATASVETRVNGEVRQHAPLTDMIHSVPAIIEYASAVFTLLPGDVILTGTPAGVGTFEAGDTVEVEITGLGILRNAVRDAPRS, via the coding sequence ATGAAGATCGCCCGGTTCAGTCACGACGACGCCATCATGTACGGAATCATCGACGGGAGCGACCTCGTCGTTCTCGCCGGGGACCCCCTGTTCGTAGGGTACGAGACGACGGGTGACCGTGTGCCGCTCGCCGACGCGGTGCTGCTCGCTCCGGTGATCCCGCGCTCCAAGGTCGTCTGCGTCGGCAAGAACTATCACGATCACGCCGCCGAGATGGGGGGAGTGGCGCCTGAGGAACCGCTGTTGTTCCTGAAGCCGAACACGTCTGTGATCGGCCCCGGTGACGTGATCGTGCGCCCCGCACTCTCCGAGCGCACCGAGTACGAGGGCGAGCTGGCGGTCGTGATCGGCAAGATCGCGAAGAACGTGAAGGCCGCCGACGCCCTCGACCACGTGCTCGGATACACGATCGGCAATGACGTCACGGCCCGTGATCTGCAGCGCAAAGACGGCCAGTGGTCGCGCGCGAAGGGCTTCGACACGTTCTGCCCGCTCGGACCCGTGATCGAGACGGACTTCGACCTCGCGACGGCGAGCGTCGAGACCCGCGTGAACGGCGAGGTCCGACAGCACGCGCCACTCACCGACATGATCCACTCCGTGCCGGCGATCATCGAGTACGCCTCAGCCGTGTTCACGCTGCTCCCCGGTGACGTGATCCTCACCGGTACTCCCGCGGGTGTGGGCACCTTCGAAGCCGGCGACACCGTCGAGGTGGAGATCACCGGGCTCGGCATCCTGCGCAACGCCGTGCGCGACGCACCGCGTTCGTGA